The stretch of DNA TTCTGACTGCTGTGGGCAAGGCCTCACCTGTACAGGTAATAGAAGAAGGAGAGCAGGTAGAAGGCAAGTTTGCACCAGGACTCCTTCTGGCAGTAGTTGAGAATGTCAGCATTCATGATGGAGACCGCATCATACATGACCTCAGAGCCATCTGCAGGACGGTGGAAGTACCTGGGGCAGACAGGGGCTTGAGTGTCTGCCATCAGGGCTCCCACCCCCATCCTGCCCCCGTTGCTCATCTCAGTCTCCCCAAGGCAGCTGCTCCCCTCACCTCCAGAGGTGGTAGAAGAGGAGGGGGATGTTGAGGCCCAGGGTCACCCACTCTGCTGCACACAGAAACATCAGACAGAAGAGGCCGTGGATGGAGTATTCTGGGACCACCAGCTGGGGGAGTGAGGGTGAGAGGTCAGCGGCCTGGTGCTATGACAGACCCAGGCTTCAAGGGCACAGAGAGGAGCTGGGGTTTGGAAGGTGCCCACTGACCGTGACCTCTGGAGATTAAAAGTCCTCTGGCTTCCCActccctcccaagtagcagagtGGATCAAACAGGCCCAAAGCGGGGGAAGGCCTGGTTCTGGGCCACAGACAGTGGGGGCAGCGCTGGGCTAGGAgcctcctgcccccagccctgacACTGACCTTCCTCAGGAGGCAGCAGATGCGTTCGATGTTTTTCAAACGCTCGCGCTGTTGGGGGAAGCAAAAGGCCGCGAATGGGGAGGCGGAGCAGCAGATACTGGAGCAGCTCCCACCGCCCCGCATGTGGCCACCAGGGGGCGCCAGAGCGGTCTCTGCGGCACTGTCGGCGCGGCCAGGAAGCAGCCGC from Piliocolobus tephrosceles isolate RC106 chromosome 13, ASM277652v3, whole genome shotgun sequence encodes:
- the CNIH2 gene encoding protein cornichon homolog 2, with translation MAFTFAAFCYMLTLVLCASLIFFVIWHIIAFDELRTDFKNPIDQGNPARARERLKNIERICCLLRKLVVPEYSIHGLFCLMFLCAAEWVTLGLNIPLLFYHLWRYFHRPADGSEVMYDAVSIMNADILNYCQKESWCKLAFYLLSFFYYLYSMVYTLVSF